A region of Plantactinospora sp. BC1 DNA encodes the following proteins:
- a CDS encoding serine hydrolase: protein MSIKLGRGARRLMVATLVTAMLGVAVAPPASASVAVDSGRWLRVGVTDLHALGITGVQGLARDGVRDSYARAGTADLATGAPVPRDGYFRIGSNTKTFAAVVVLQLVGEGRLRLDDTVDRWLPGVVAGNGNDGRRITVRQLLQHTSGLYNYTRDLPGLSSAGGYARHRFDHYEPAELVALAMAHPPTFAPGTSWDYSNTNYILAGMLIERVTGRSWAAELRDRILRPLRLTETSTPGDRAYLPGPHARGYQQWEPGGPLDDTTLFNTTMAYTAGDLVSTPSDLVRFWQALQQGRLLAPAQLAEMRRTVLAETFQDYLPGARYGLGVMWAPNACGGYWSHGGDVPGMSTVNGATTDGRRVVVLSLTTQLAGDEAAMAVLRRADEIVADAVCGRPAG, encoded by the coding sequence GTGTCCATAAAGCTCGGTCGAGGCGCGCGGCGCCTGATGGTCGCGACGCTGGTGACCGCGATGCTCGGCGTCGCCGTCGCGCCACCGGCGTCGGCGTCCGTTGCCGTCGATAGTGGACGGTGGTTGCGGGTCGGCGTGACCGACCTGCACGCCCTCGGCATCACCGGGGTGCAGGGGCTGGCCCGGGACGGCGTACGCGACAGCTACGCCCGGGCCGGGACGGCAGACCTGGCCACGGGTGCGCCGGTACCCCGGGACGGGTACTTCCGGATCGGCAGCAACACCAAGACCTTCGCCGCGGTGGTGGTGCTGCAACTGGTCGGTGAGGGTCGGCTCCGGCTCGACGACACCGTCGACCGCTGGCTGCCCGGCGTGGTGGCGGGCAACGGCAACGACGGCCGGCGGATCACCGTCCGCCAGCTCCTACAGCACACCAGCGGCCTCTACAACTACACCCGGGACCTGCCCGGTCTCTCCTCCGCCGGGGGGTACGCCCGGCACCGGTTCGACCACTACGAGCCGGCCGAACTGGTGGCGCTCGCCATGGCGCACCCGCCGACGTTCGCCCCCGGCACGAGCTGGGACTACTCGAACACCAACTACATCCTGGCCGGGATGCTGATCGAGCGGGTGACCGGCCGGAGCTGGGCGGCCGAACTGCGGGACCGCATCCTGCGGCCGCTGCGGTTGACCGAGACCTCCACGCCGGGGGACCGGGCGTACCTGCCGGGGCCGCACGCCAGGGGCTACCAGCAGTGGGAGCCGGGTGGGCCGCTGGACGACACCACGCTGTTCAACACCACCATGGCCTACACGGCCGGCGATCTGGTCAGTACCCCGTCCGACCTGGTCCGCTTCTGGCAGGCCCTGCAACAGGGCCGGCTGCTCGCCCCGGCCCAGTTGGCCGAGATGCGGCGTACCGTGCTCGCCGAGACCTTCCAGGACTACCTGCCGGGCGCCCGTTACGGGCTCGGCGTCATGTGGGCGCCGAACGCCTGCGGCGGGTACTGGAGCCACGGCGGCGACGTACCGGGGATGAGTACGGTCAACGGCGCCACCACCGACGGCCGGCGGGTCGTCGTGCTCTCCCTGACCACCCAGTTGGCCGGGGACGAGGCCGCCATGGCGGTGTTGCGCCGCGCCGACGAGATCGTGGCGGACGCGGTCTGCGGCAGGCCGGCGGGGTAG
- a CDS encoding DUF5954 family protein, whose product MPDHLLIRITQRNDPVSAVSEDDARRRSLAYPKLMWGAPVFGYAEEVAGRWRILSLSGDQPQGSRDGLGSHFRRLLSETPETAGHATRRREYREAIRLLDWEVVDDLTVHGRRYRIIRAQPFIRMGPDGPEPPRPTDPDPYPPGKTRGVRSQEEGFVIDPTASTGLSDGLLRIEMVPAFYKAGIVPDDVRADSRRALVTHPNVVLLPVGFTIGEYVHGSWQPRSFSTYPTPQAARDSAAFRFSDIVPHEDASLEEIRAAYTRALEEFEAPRTDEFEIRGVRCRVTRVERFVRVGPDGPEGPRASDWDPEPPPELHCQQLREQGLLPDPD is encoded by the coding sequence GTGCCGGATCATCTGCTGATCCGGATCACGCAGCGGAACGATCCGGTGTCGGCGGTCTCCGAGGACGACGCGCGCCGCCGGTCGCTCGCCTATCCGAAGCTGATGTGGGGAGCGCCGGTCTTCGGGTACGCCGAGGAGGTGGCCGGCCGGTGGCGGATCCTCAGCCTCAGCGGCGACCAGCCGCAGGGCAGCCGGGACGGCCTCGGCTCGCACTTCCGCCGACTGCTCAGCGAGACGCCGGAGACCGCCGGACACGCGACGCGACGCCGGGAATACCGGGAGGCGATCCGGCTGCTCGACTGGGAGGTGGTCGACGACCTCACCGTGCACGGCCGGCGTTACCGGATCATCCGCGCCCAGCCGTTCATCCGGATGGGGCCGGACGGGCCCGAACCACCCCGGCCCACCGACCCGGACCCGTACCCGCCGGGCAAGACGCGCGGCGTCCGCTCCCAGGAGGAGGGCTTCGTCATCGACCCGACCGCGAGTACCGGCCTCTCCGACGGGCTACTGCGGATAGAGATGGTCCCCGCGTTCTACAAGGCCGGCATCGTCCCCGACGACGTCCGGGCCGACTCCCGCCGGGCACTCGTCACCCACCCGAACGTGGTGCTGCTGCCGGTCGGCTTCACCATCGGCGAGTACGTGCACGGGAGCTGGCAACCCCGGTCGTTCAGCACGTACCCGACGCCGCAGGCCGCCCGCGACTCGGCCGCCTTCCGGTTCAGCGACATCGTCCCGCACGAGGACGCGTCGCTGGAGGAGATCCGGGCCGCGTACACCCGGGCGCTGGAGGAGTTCGAGGCGCCGCGTACGGACGAGTTCGAGATCCGGGGCGTGCGCTGCCGGGTGACCCGGGTCGAGCGCTTCGTCCGGGTCGGCCCGGACGGCCCGGAGGGGCCCCGCGCCTCCGACTGGGATCCGGAACCGCCGCCGGAACTGCACTGCCAGCAACTGCGCGAGCAGGGCCTGCTCCCCGACCCGGACTGA
- a CDS encoding TMEM175 family protein, which produces MSESPPAGQRGRAFSGTRQPGRVVTFSDAVFAIAVTLLVLEIHPPGDFGRLSHALTALWPSFLAYGITFLLIGQVWVNHHVMFDHIRAVDRLVLFLNTLLLMDIAFLPFAASVLSDAFHHGEGQRVAVVFYGLTLEAAPILFNVIWEYVRRRPGLLDPGTDRTVAASIARRFRLALFWIAAGTALGGFFPLFGVAVIAAFIPAYWLPIRGEAARSRHGGEQAG; this is translated from the coding sequence GTGTCCGAGTCCCCGCCAGCCGGCCAGCGCGGCCGGGCGTTCAGCGGGACCCGGCAGCCGGGCCGGGTGGTGACGTTCAGCGACGCCGTCTTCGCGATCGCGGTGACCCTGCTCGTCCTGGAGATCCACCCACCCGGTGACTTCGGGCGGCTGTCACACGCCCTGACCGCACTCTGGCCGTCCTTCCTGGCCTACGGGATCACCTTCCTGCTGATCGGCCAGGTCTGGGTCAACCACCACGTGATGTTCGACCACATCCGGGCCGTCGACCGACTCGTGCTGTTCCTCAACACGCTGCTGCTGATGGACATCGCGTTCCTGCCGTTCGCCGCGTCGGTCCTCTCCGACGCGTTCCACCACGGCGAGGGCCAGCGGGTCGCGGTGGTCTTCTACGGCCTGACCCTGGAGGCGGCCCCGATCCTGTTCAACGTCATCTGGGAGTACGTCCGCCGACGACCCGGACTGCTCGACCCCGGCACCGACCGGACGGTGGCCGCCTCGATCGCCCGACGATTCCGGCTGGCCCTCTTCTGGATCGCCGCCGGTACCGCGCTCGGCGGGTTCTTCCCGCTCTTCGGCGTGGCCGTGATCGCCGCCTTCATCCCGGCGTACTGGCTGCCGATCAGGGGCGAGGCCGCCCGGTCCCGGCACGGCGGGGAGCAGGCCGGCTGA